The following are encoded together in the Vigna unguiculata cultivar IT97K-499-35 chromosome 2, ASM411807v1, whole genome shotgun sequence genome:
- the LOC114171460 gene encoding jasmonate O-methyltransferase-like encodes MDVEKAFHMTGGVGKTSYAKNSSLQKKASDKVKHIIIQTVEELYLATTPKSIGIADLGCSSGPNTLSIIKDIFHTIQAISHKIMHHSTEFRVYFNDLPTNDFNSIFKALPEFHKLLRQDRKNGLPSIFMGGYPGSFYGRLFPNSYLHFVHSSYSLHWLSRVPPALYDEHKTPLNKGCVYICEASPSVVSEAYSLQFQEDFSLFLRSRSEELVLGGRMVLIFLGRRGPEHVDRGNSFFWEILSRSFATLVSQGEIEQEVFDSYDVHFYAPSKEEIEEEVKKEGSLKLERLEMFEMEKGEDGSESYGTQVAVAVRAIQESMISHHFGERILDSLFENYARLVDQEMAKEDIRPISFVLVLRKI; translated from the exons atggatgtaGAGAAAGCCTTCCACATGACTGGAGGAGTTGGCAAAACTAGTTATGCCAAGAATTCCTCACTGCAG AAGAAAGCCTCTGATAAGGTGAAGCACATAATCATACAAACAGTTGAGGAGCTTTACCTTGCAACAACTCCCAAGAGCATAGGCATTGCTGATTTGGGCTGTTCCTCTGGACCCAACACCCTTTCAATCATCAAAGATATCTTTCACACCATCCAAGCCATAAGCCACAAGATCATGCACCACTCCACTGAGTTCAGGGTCTACTTCAATGATCTCCCAACAAATGACTTCAATTCAATTTTCAAGGCCCTGCCAGAGTTTCACAAGTTGCTCAGGCAAGACAGGAAAAATGGCCTCCCTTCCATTTTCATGGGTGGCTACCCTGGCTCATTCTATGGAAGATTATTCCCAAACAGTTACTTGCACTTTGTCCATTCCTCCTACAGTCTTCACTGGCTTTCAAGG GTTCCTCCAGCACTCTATGATGAGCACAAAACACCATTGAACAAAGGTTGTGTTTACATTTGTGAGGCAAGCCCTTCAGTGGTGTCTGAAGCATACTCTCTTCAATTCCAAGAAGATTTTTCCTTGTTCCTTCGGTCAAGATCCGAAGAACTGGTACTAGGTGGGAGAATGGTTCTCATATTTCTGGGAAGAAGGGGCCCAGAACATGTTGACAGAGGCAACTCTTTCTTTTGGGAGATTCTTTCCCGTTCATTTGCTACTCTAGTCTCACAG GGAGAAATAGAGCAAGAAGTGTTTGATTCATATGATGTACATTTCTATGCACCATCAAAGGAAGAGATAGAAGAAGAGGTAAAGAAAGAAGGGTCATTGAAGTTGGAGAGGCTGGAGATGTTTGAAATGGAGAAAGGTGAAGATGGCAGTGAAAGCTATGGAACACAGGTTGCTGTAGCAGTTAGGGCCATTCAAGAATCAATGATCTCACACCACTTTGGAGAGAGAATCTTGGACAGTTTGTTTGAAAATTATGCAAGATTGGTAGATCAAGAAATGGCTAAGGAGGATATTAGACCAATCTCTTTTGTTCTGGTTCtcagaaaaatataa